AGAGGAAACACTGCTGCTGGTAGCTCTCTCCTCTCACCACTGACAAACAAGCAAACTTTGCAGTCCCTCGCCAGCTGAATTAAAGGAAACTAATTTCCTTCCGGACCACATCCACCCACCAAGCCCTGTTACATTCTTGCAGAATAAAGTAATGCTCACCCTTCTTACATAAACAGGTTTCAATTATTTGCTTACATAAAATATATTCTTTagagacattttttttaatttaaattagcTGTGTCCCACTGAGTTGAAACTGATTCATTGAAATGTTTGTGATGGCTACAAAACCCTATGCATAACAATAAAGAAAATCAGATCATCAGACATTTTTACTGAAAGAGCTTTTAGAATTCTTAGTATTGAACCAATGCAAGCCCCGGATAAGGATAACCACAAAGCTCTAGTAGGCCTCAATTTAAAGCAACATTTAGGTGAGAACAGTCTTGGTTATCACATTATTTAGAACTTGCTCTCAAGAGGTCGCTGTTAAAATATCAGTACTGGGATGTTCAGAACTGGGGTCAGAGGTCACCTTCAGAGTCATTTCACACTTGACATTAGGTGAGAAGATTTTAGTGCTTTTAATTTCACATGTTATTAAGTTAAAATGATGAACAATCCAGAGTCTGGAGCATTAACTCATACAGTGGAACTATTTCAAAATTAGGAAAGATAAGCAGCAGGCAGTTATAGTAATCACATGAAGAGCCATACAAGACGTTTAAGAATATCATTCCCTGAAGTGTTCCCAGCTTCTTATTTCTGAAAAGAAGGCGTCTCCAGGGCAGGAGGTGTAGTTCACCACCTGTCTGTGGCCCTGGATGGTAAAGTTAGCAGCCAGTCCTCCTCCATCTACAGCACATTGGACTAGTCGGTGGCGCAGCAGGTCCATGGCATGGTGGGACGGCAGGGCGGCAGTGTAATTACCGATGATCGACACGCCGTACCCGATGGAATTGTGTCCCCTGGTGTGTGTGCCAAGGTAGTTCCAACCTCGGCCTTCATAGACGTAGCCGTCggagccaatcacaaagctgaaGGCACAAAGATGCGAAAACCCTTGTGTGACCAGCTTCTTAACAAACTATCCTTAACCATCCCACAGTAGCTAATCAAAGGTTACCATTTCTCAAGTGTCAGATTGACTACAATCAGTTAAAGGGTTAGTTACCTGTATCCTATGTCGCTCCAACCACGATCCTCCTGGTGGAAACGCTGCATGGCTCTCATGTTGCGAGAGCAGTTTGGGAAGGATAGACAGGGTGAAGATGGCTCATAGGTGTGGTGAACATAGAGAAATTGAacgggcagagacagtgggataGGTGTACTCTGGTAGGCTTTTGCCCCCCACTGACAACGTGGGATGATTTGAGGGCAGACTGAGGAGAAAGAGGATAAGTGTTAAGAAACTAAAACCACAAGCTTATCTTTGTCAAAACTAGAGGTTCACAACTCAAGACTATAGCCTGAATGATATTAGCTAATCGTGTATATGTCTGCTGTTTAAATAACAAAACATTACAGAACTGAAAgtcaaacatatattttaagtCTGTTCACCAGAAAACAtcaggattataaaaggaaaaatactatTGTAAACAGGGTTATTTAACCATGACCAGCCTTTCTGCAACAAATCTTAATTCAAAGACTCAAACATTTGATAATCTAATATAATTAATCCATTTAATCAACAATAATTCAAAGCTTCCTTCCTCCCTTATGTCAATATATTTCAGTTATAATtcataaatatacatttgagTCCATACACTTCTTTGACAGTAAACTGAATGTTGGACTATTGTGCAGATAGAAGACATTTTATTGGGGTTCGTGGAACGTATAATAAAGATTTTCAAAGTTTCTATAACCTTTTACGGGACCACATGATCAAttgattaaaggtcacctattatgcaatatccactttttcatgtattttatacataaatatgtgtcccctctgttttGAGATTTGGAAAGTTTCCGGAAAAAAAGTTCTCTATTTTTGTCCTCATCCCTTTATATGAAAACCTGTCTGTAGATTAGTTTGACAAATGTTGGCCACGTTGAGATGAGACAATGTTTTTTGGCTATAACCAGCCAAGGTGAcacccaccttatcacctgatcTCCTCGTAGAGCaccttttgtgtttttttaaaccaaacACTTCTCAGAGGAGCATGGGGAGTGGCAGTTCATTTGaatttaaagctacagacacagaatcagcacttttgaaacgggactgaaacagaggggtttatggcgTTTCATAACTCACCCCAGAATTTGTTCACAAATTCCTGTAATCCATCCTTCACTGCTTTCCCCACTCCAGTGTCTAGAGCAATCCACTCCGTCTTCTCCAACTTCCAGACTAATGCTAGTGTCTCCATCACCTGGCTGTAAAGATCGAGTGGCTCCAGAATGGATCTAGAGATCTCCCTTCGCCTCGGGCTGACATGGCTAGTGATATCATCAAGACCCTGCCCCTCATGCAGGACATAACTGTAGTATCCTTTCAGAAACTCGCTGAGGGCCGGCGGCTGTTCAGATGCAGGGAGGTTGCTGTAGTCCATGCCCAGTATAGCACCATCCATGCCCCCATTAATGACGGCATCAGTGGCCAGTGTGGCAGGCCGAGACAGCTTGAACAACTTAGGGCGCTCCACACTGTCCCAACATCCGTTGGGCCCCAGACGATTAGACGGAGGGAAGTCCTGGAGGCTTAGGAAGGACAAGCCCAGCCTTCGACCTAAAGTGAGAGGGAACATCCCAACTGGTGGTGTCCCCTCCACCTTTGCTTTCAGACCTGTTTCGATTCCTAGCAGTAAAGGAGCAAGGGCTACCGTGGTGCCATCAGGAGCGAGGACCACCCCTCGTTCCTCTCCGTAATCTGTCACAATATGGTGGATGGCCTTGTCAAAGAAACTAAAGGATGAGGCATTAAGAATTGCTTTTTCTAGGACCTCAGCGTAAGCAATGCTATacgaggcacccaggaagtgaATGGTCATCTCATCGTCATGGCCGGCAGTCTTCCGCAGGGCCCGGACCAGAGCCAGGGGGCACAGACCGGGGTTGGAGTCTTCCACCTGCTGCACGGCTTGGATGAAGCTCTCCATGTTGCGCAAGTGAACACctgacaaaaataaaaaagtgtgaGACCAATTGTCTGTGAAACAGTAATATCcaggggaggctgtggctcaggaaGTACACATTGTTTAGTCAAGAtccaaggctttattgtcatgtgcacagctacagtgtagatatggcaatgaaaaacttAAGTCATCTGAAGGTCTGTATTTTGATCCCTGGCTCATGCTGTCTACATGTCAAAGTGTCCATtcgcaagatacttaaccccaaaAAATGCTGTCATTGTGTTTATGGCTGCTGGTGAGCAGGTGTAGTAAGTATGAAGTAACCTCCGCCACTAGTGTATGAATGCTAGGTGAACGCTTGCTTGTATTGTAAAGCTCTTTGAGTGGTTTCTGTAGAGCACTATATAAATGAAGTCCATTGGCCATTTGCTGAAGGTCTTATTCAGATCACAGCTAGGTGCAGTGGAAATAGTAGGTGTGTATTGTTTATTCTCTACCTTTGACCAATATATCAACATAAAACAGAATTACATTGGTTCAATTTGTTTCACGATGAATAACTAAAAGAGAGAATGCATCAAAAAGGGTACACACCTTCCTCAAATTCTTGGATGCTACAATACATCAAAGTATCATCTCAGGCAAAAATATGAACAAAAGCTCTGTAAACTGTAAACAATTTACATTTAGCTGCGTTTCCATCTAGACAAAGCCTAAAGTTGACCTTTGTGAGATCGAAACATTGCGCAATACAAATAACTGGAGGCTTTTTACACAATCCAAGCTGTGTATCCAAGCTGGTCAGCTTTGGACACAAAACCAACTTAGTCGGCTTTAGGGAAAGATTATGACTTAAAATAACCATTATCATGGGGAAAATAATACATAAGTTGTTATGATGGGAGTGTTCATGGTCAAAAGAAACAAAATTGattgacagaaagcaaacagtaaATATATTATCAGTGTTTTACAGCCTGACCTACACAGGAAAGAAGggacatttttactttaattaaatgtattatgtcaacagattacaCATAATTGTTGAAAGCAATGATCTCAATATGAacctaatatttttttatttaaacttaatattattaatTAGAATTCAGTGGACTTAGTTCTTCAATCACAATGTCATGATACCTCCTTTGATCTCACCctcacatttcaaaaataatgtttccataaaactaaaccccgtcATCAGTTATGTTTTGAGCATATTAACTTGATGTCACATTTGTGAACATGTGGCTAATGTTGTTTATTGAAAAACAAAAGTAACCTGGTTGTTTTTCTTTAGAGGAAAGTCAGTCAGACTGAACAACAAACCCCATTCCTCCCAATAATGTTCACACAATCCCTAAACCGGTGTTGTTGTACTGAAAGTATATTCAGTCTTTGATACTCTCTCTTTCCTTTGTCGATTTTCTTTTTCGGaaacatatttttcaaaatgAAAATGGCTAAGCAATAGTAAAActtaatgaaataaaaatacgGATTGCAGAAACACTAATGAAACTTAACCACAACATGAAAATAAACAGTTTTCCATTATTTTAAGATAACACTAAGACATATTTTGAATAACTGAACTTACCTGTAGGCCCGCTATAGACAGTAAAGAAGGATGAAGCCAGAACAAAAAACGACAGCCCAAATAAAGTCATGTTGTATCACCTGCCTGCAATGTTCTGTTACAGaaattaaagaaaaagaagTAGGCTTTCTGCAAGTTTAATGAACAGGTTGAAGACCTAAACTGTTTTGTTCCTCACAACTGAGAGTATTTTCGTACGTGCAGGTCGGCAGTGTTGAAGAGTACACTTTGAACACTGATGCTTCCAAATATTGATTTAGTCTAGTTAGCTAagtcatgagcaaaacaaagCATTGGCCCTGCAGTGAATTGTATCACAGTTTACAAAAAAGTTATTTTTAAAATGATATTGTGTTGTGCCACTCTTTCCCTATGTGCCATGCACCATTGTTCAGCTTCCTTTGTATACATTATGTAACTCAATCAACAAACTGAAGTAGAAAAAAGCAGATGAATGGTTAATGTTTACCATCTCCATGTGTACTCATCAGTGTTGGGAACATTTGAGTCACAGGAGATATCAGGTCACATGATCTTTGAATGCAGGGAAATTATGGAAACAACAATATAAGACTGTCTTCATGTAGTTTGTCAGTTCTGGTCAAATTAAGATtgttacatttaaaaatgtaaagtcatttcacaatttaaataaaacgttaaatgtaattttaacgtttaacaacaataaaccaagtaaaacattttaataTGGTGCacaacacacatatatggaagCCTTTTTCTGCCACTAAGTAAATATAAGGATTGAAAGTGCTGTATGCTACTTTCATCTGAAAATAATTGTAAACTTTGAGCTTCAGGAATGGTGATTTGAATTGTGGTCCTTGACTTCATTACTCATCTTATCAATGAACGTCCTAATATTTTCTGCTCTAAAGACGAACATACTGTATACAGTATTGAAAGGATCTGTTATTACTCAGACATATTTATTGATCATTGATTGTACTCCTTTGCAATGGCAAATGTAGATGTTAACATTACATACACTTATCTTACTTGTCTATCTTAAGAAGCAGTGTGTTAATCTTGTtatattgcatttagctgacgcttttatccaaagtgacttacaataagtgcattcgaccaagaagatacaaacttgaagaaaacagaatcatatcaggtttcatagagccagtggcggcgccagagtatttgtgttgggtaatctatagggctaacccatacagtggtggggctcaagtcagcatttgtaatgtaattacatacacgctatatcgcaccccttgacagtgaaacgcacgcgtgaggcttttattagtgttagaaattaaaatcaatgttttatggcataatgtaccttaaacataccgtcagtttaaattacattacattgcatttagctgacgcttttatccaaagcgacttacaataagtacatttgaccaggaagacacaaccctgaagaaaacagaatcataaagtacatcaggtttcatagagccaagtatttcaagtgctactcaactggatatagataagccagtcctttattagtatataagtgctctgttagcagttctttgttagtaattctatcgctcgaggtggagtcgaaagagatgagttttcagtctgcgccggaaggtgtgtaagctttctgccgtcctgatgtcaatggggagctcattccaccattttggagccaggatagcaaacccacgtgtttttgctgatgggaacttgggtccccctcgcagcgagggtgcagcaagtcgtttggctgatgcagagcgtagagcatgcgctggggtgtacagtttaaccatgtcctggatgtaggaagggccagatccattcgcagcatggtatgcaagtaccagtgtcttgaagtgaattctagcagttaccggaagccagtggtgggagcggaggagtggcgtggtgtgggaaaatgtaggaaggttgaagaccagacgagctgctgcattctggatgagctgcagaggtcggatggcacatgcaggtagaccagccaggagggagttgcagtagtctaggcgtgaggtgacgagagcctggaccagaacctgcgtcgctttctgggtcagctggggacgtatcttcctgatgttgtaaagcgtgtatctgcagcagcgggttgtagcagcgatgtttgcagtgaaggacaggttgttatctaggatcacacccagattccttgcagtctgggtcggggaaacaacagagatgccgatgttgatagtcaggtcaagagtgggacaatcttttcccggaaggaataaaggctattttattctggaaaaaaccggaagttctcaataccaagcttttattctgaaaaaccttcatgacgacatccgggactaccgtccattagtatcattaaagtggctattgacgccgttaacatgtattacatataaagttatgaaagagataaggaggagaaaaggcatgtggaaggaagtaagcaatgaatgtaaaatgtcgaaatcctctgtttaaccagatatcggacacaggagaacgaggggggaagtcccctacgtcactacagctcccagagaggaggagcgaacagccagcaagtGGGAAGGACCAGAGCCATAGGGCTCTgggaaggacgaatgcttgtgagctctcttctgcacggccatcacagggagaggaaggctgcagcctttctcttcggactgaacaatatcctgcttgtaacattaccgcaccatatttttaattaaagtaacCTATTTGAAACCAACTcggagactccatttagtctcctttttaagcttctctcctggacgcgagaacaaCGATCACGGTTTacattagtctccttttattttagcctattctgctaattccacattgttacaacatgctacgcagcggcagaaacaagaaatgttgagagagagagagagaggagagagagagagagagagagagagagagagagagagagagagagagagagagagagagaaagagagagagagaaagagagaaagagagcgcACAACAGGTAGCCTGTATCTCTATtgtcatacaaaacactttttcaaattacccattattacaaaaatatattcaaaactcactattcACTCACTCTTCAGGTGGGTCGTGTGACTCTGGCAGCTGTTCGACTTGTACCTCAATGAGAGGGAGTTtgatatgggctcagaacagtctcataatacacacatgcacacagcaggattcaaacttgtatttccggatccatacttgtgtttttcaatgcacacacaaatgtattccgtttcatatacatgtaaataaaatccaaatacagaaaaaagttttacatatgtatttttgatcctcacttattagtttcccgtttaaatcccctgaacctgcaaacacaaacagcgttctgtgcacggatcgctttgcattcgtgtgtgggttttttgagactcccctgacagtcagccgattcgtacttgtaattttttctatctatagccaatcagatgtctcctcaattctaaacCAATCAcacgagcgcgcccccacgagggtatgattacttcatacgcattttgcgcagtccggtcagctcgctaaacagagggaggagcatcaggtgattatgcagagcagcgtgtctccatcagactcagcagctgatctgatctctctctcgcgtccggttatacttcactcgcgtttatgtccatatcgatcagatccagctctcctgatcggcctttatagagagcaccgatcaaactattaagagtgaatatcggccgataatgaccgacggggctccccccgttaacaggtctagcactggcttcgtagtgcactgatcgattaggctaagctaacctgtagctgctccctccacactcacaacaacttcatacagacataaataaagcagctgtattcgccacacaggaaacacacatttaaaacggtttgcctgccgtttttgtgtacacaagcattcatccatggtttggaaagtggcgctgtaccataataatataaaggcttgtatttgcgtgcatttcctgttcggaaagtggcgctgtactgagagtggagggtgTCCTGacattagcgcctgcaggcaggctccatggagctgtcagctccggactgcgcaaaatgcgtacatgaagcgctacgtcatgaacgcaagaaatctaccctcgtgggggcgcgctcatgtgattggcttagaattgaggagacatctgattggctatagatagaaataattacaagtacgaatcggctgaccgtcaggggagtctcaaaaaacccacacacgaatgcaaagcgatccgtgcacagaaagctgtttgtgtttgcaggttcaggggatttaaacggaaaacaaatatgtgaggatcaaaaatacacatgtaaaacttttttctgtatttggattttatttacatgcatatgaaacggaatacatttgtgtgtgcattgaaaaacacaagtgtggatccggaaatacaagtttgaatccttttgcggatcatgaaatacaagtgtgaatccttctgtgtgcatgtgtgtattatgagactgttctgatcCCATAGTTTGAGGACAAATCTATCCatccgaaatatacaattaatcctagaagttctgctgtctgtctgcaatttactcggcgcgagtttggggacttttcactgtgaacgtgacgaatcagtaacggcccgtacacactacaggcgtcaaaaaaggcttccaacgcttcgcccattcatttgaatggggtgacgtaggatattttcaaaattcgccgaactgcattgtgggtagcatggcaaggcgttgcaagcctcgcgagcgtctatcgccgtcaaaagttcaacaatgttcaacttttgaggctcgaggcttgctcgaagctggcgtcagccaatcaaatcccgtttttgAATTCTCGTCattacaagcactagccaatcaaaccgcgtgtatgcaggtctcgactattttccttatgtcagaaaatggaggacaaattaatcatttccgtggcaaatgtcccagtcttgtatgactgtactctgttcacctaccgggacctaaaccggaggaaccaggcatggcgggaggtggcagagacagttggtgaaactggtaggttttcaactgtttggagagtttatatccagtttacttcgttttagcattgaacagacagctagtaatgtagcataataacatattgtggtgaccaccttcgatcgcctccgactcccatatctctcggcactacaatatcatatatattaataaaaaaatattataataagtataagcataatatataacataacatataatacatgcacagctatcaagcataggcagtatatttagccagctagtaatgtagcataacatataatatatattaatataataataaaaaaatattatatataatataagtataagcataatatataatacatgcagagggtgtcgtttttctcatactgatattctgatcaatctgtgttgttgtatttgctgtaaagtgtctctactgtaggctaattttattatatgtacagcactttggctcgaccaaaaatcgttNNNNNNNNNNNNNNNNNNNNNNNNNNNNNNNNNNNNNNNNNNNNNNNNNNNNNNNNNNNNNNNNNNNNNNNNNNNNNNNNNNNNNNNNNNNNNNNNNNNNTATATATAGGGGgcggtcaccagttcaagtccccgaaagaccaagtgctaccgaggtgtccctgagcaaggcaccattccccacattgctccccgggcgccgttcaaaatggcagcacactgctcctaacactaggatgggtcaaatgcagagaaataatttccccatgagggattaataaaagttcatcttcatatataatgtgctttcttctgtaattggtcatgtgaaaacatattgaaattatgagtggtttatcagtaaaaacagggctgaaagaaaaaggttgttagtcatataataatatcaattcaagaaacatgtttattagcaatgtttgattttaaaatggctcatttggaacatttgctctttaaagaaaatgggtagctcttaaaagagcttttggtttggaggagccatggtgaccctacaccacgttctgctgccatgacgacaccctcctcattcagataggagcagaaggtctcccgcagttggatggatcggcgtgtggcgtccagggaacggacgcagcaggttgtccagcagcggaaaagcctcatctccaacGAAGACACGGGGGAGAAGGCccagccgctctgctcctgggatgagggtgtcaggtggtagctgcagactgccatctcggatgccctctccaaaagcggaattccgcaggctcccaccgtcgctgctccttccaaaacctccgacatccactaccctgaagaggtactggtcATCCACGACAGCtagcagtaccaaggagtgggtggacttgtagttgaagtagagggacccagaatttgccggagcctggatcaccacgtgcttcccatcaatggcaccaacgcaatttggaaagttccagcgctcctggaacccagcagcgatggctctccagtcctcggtctgtggtaccggcacggtctcctcgaccagcgcggtccagatggcacccgcaacctccttgacgatgacagccacagttgtatgcccgacccgatagctgaatgctatggtcctgtacgagtcaccggttgccaggtacctgagaaaaaagtaatatacaagattaaaaaaaaaaaaaggttatacgccacgcagacacacaattacaccacaggcagacagacacacacatcacagacatacaattacaccacaggcagacacagacacacacatacaattacaccataggcagacacacaattacaccacaggcagacacagacacacacatcacagacatacaattacaccacaggcagacacacaccacagacacacacttacaccacaggcagacacagacacacatacaattacaccacaggcagacacacaattacaccacaggcagacacagacacacacatcacagacatacaattacaccacaggcagacacacaccacagacacacaattacaccacaggcagacacagacacacatacaattacaccacaggcagacacagacacacatcacagacatacaattacaccacaggcagacacagacacacaattacaccacgacagacacacacatcacatacatacaattacaccacaggcagacacacacacacacacacacacacacacacacacacacacacacacacacacacacacacacacacacacacacacacacacacacacacacacacacacacacacacacacacacacacacacacacacacacacacacacacacacacacacacacacacacacacacacacacacacacacacacacacacacacacacacacacacacacgtttacctagctatcttaattaatgtcattcatctgaactaaatcacagacttcattcatccattgcatgcattctctttctttatatacagagtcatattaaataagtagaaatacacaaaacgtaccgtaggcagatggcgagtctttgctcatcctgaagtactgctgaaacagttcaccatccaggcggagctcttggacaagaacgtggtattccccccgttgcGGACGTTTTttgagtatcggatgtacccaacagcgacgcactTTACGTGGCCTACTGCGATACATTGAATAAACCAACGCTACCgttgctacaaaaccggcatccattttggcaatagtgaagaagagccgggcttttttttgctttgtatgccgggggcgggcgggagattcctgattggttgttggtcgccttgggcgcgagaaagcgTCAAGCCtcggacacgcccagcttca
Above is a window of Pseudochaenichthys georgianus chromosome 1, fPseGeo1.2, whole genome shotgun sequence DNA encoding:
- the LOC117446840 gene encoding N-acetylmuramoyl-L-alanine amidase-like, which translates into the protein MTLFGLSFFVLASSFFTVYSGPTGVHLRNMESFIQAVQQVEDSNPGLCPLALVRALRKTAGHDDEMTIHFLGASYSIAYAEVLEKAILNASSFSFFDKAIHHIVTDYGEERGVVLAPDGTTVALAPLLLGIETGLKAKVEGTPPVGMFPLTLGRRLGLSFLSLQDFPPSNRLGPNGCWDSVERPKLFKLSRPATLATDAVINGGMDGAILGMDYSNLPASEQPPALSEFLKGYYSYVLHEGQGLDDITSHVSPRRREISRSILEPLDLYSQVMETLALVWKLEKTEWIALDTGVGKAVKDGLQEFVNKFWVCPQIIPRCQWGAKAYQSTPIPLSLPVQFLYVHHTYEPSSPCLSFPNCSRNMRAMQRFHQEDRGWSDIGYSFVIGSDGYVYEGRGWNYLGTHTRGHNSIGYGVSIIGNYTAALPSHHAMDLLRHRLVQCAVDGGGLAANFTIQGHRQVVNYTSCPGDAFFSEIRSWEHFRE